In a genomic window of Cryptococcus deuterogattii R265 chromosome 12, complete sequence:
- a CDS encoding AAT family amino acid transporter (genome sequence mistake), whose amino-acid sequence MCGGGPNHDAIGFRYWRNPGPFAQMTINKGDGVIPGAWGQFLAFWNVFVQAAFSFIGTEIIATTLGEAENPRKTVPRAIKRVFFRLLFFYVFAIFVISVLVPYTEPNLLNGSGTATASPFVIAIENAGIKALPSIVNAVLLISAWSAGNSDLYASSRTLYALALERQVPRFLRRCNKRGLPIWCVVITGLFGFLSYMNTGGETAAKAFDWLYNLSAITGIITWWAILLSYLRFYYGLKKQGLSRDDFPYRAPLQPWLSWYGFIFFTLIILFNGFTVFLKGNWDISSFVAAYITLPIFAVCWIGWKLVKKTRVIPLAEIDFHSGRRELDELEALDEERFKAETKYQKIISILF is encoded by the exons ATGTGTGGTGGCGGTCCC AACCACGACGCTATTGGTTTCCGGTACTGGCGTAACCCAGGTCCATTTGCGCAAATGACAATCAACAAGGGTGACGGTGTCATCCCCGGAGCATGGGGTCAGTTCCTCGCCTTCTGGAATGTCTTTGTACAGGCTGCTTTCTCTTTTATCGGTACTGAAATTATTGCCACCACTTTGGGTGAGGCCGAGAACCCGAGGAAGACTGTCCCGCGAGCGATCAAGCGTGTTTTCTTCCG attgctcttcttctacgTCTTTGCTATCTTTGTCATCTCAGTCCTTGTTCCGTACACCGAGCCCAATCTTCTTAATGGATCTGGGACCGCTACCGCTTCTCCTTTCGTTATTGCTATTGAGAACGCGGGCATTAaagctcttccttccattgtCAACGCCGTGCTCCTTATTTCTGCTTGGTCGGCTGGTAATTCTGATCTCtatgcttcttctcgaACCCTGTACGCTCTTGCACTCGAGCGACAGGTGCCTCGTTTCCTTCGACGATGCAACAAAAGGGGTCTTCCTATCTGGTGTGTTGTAATTACAGGTCTTTTTGGTTTCCTGTCATATATGAACACCGGTGGTGAAACTGCTGCGAAGGCATTTGACTGGTTATACAACTTGTCTGCCATTACAGGTATCATTACGTGGTG GGCTATTCTGCTTTCGTATCTTCGATTCTACTAtggtttgaagaagcagggTCTCAGCCGAGACGATTTCCCTTACCGCGCTCCTCTCCAGCCTTGGCTTTCTTGGTATGgttttatcttcttcactctcatcatcctt TTCAACGGTTTCACCGTCTTCTTGAAGGGTAACTGGGatatctcttccttcgttGCTGCCTACATCA CGCTGCCCATTTTTGCCGTCTGTTGGATTGGATGGAAGCTTGTCAAGAAGACCAGGGTAATTCCTTTGGCCGAGATTGACTTCCACAGCGGACGAAGGGAACTTGATGAGCTAGAGGCacttgatgaggagaggtTTAAGGCGGAGACTAAATACCAAAAGATCATCAGTATTTTGTTCTAA
- a CDS encoding cytochrome c oxidase assembly protein subunit 15, with translation MLATSLRRAIQTSIRAELSNVPIASRPFSTASPAFTRPTPRPIRLPYFTPCTRSSFFFPSHTFKFPRSLSTAVPKKQVHSDIPKSLPYWLYGCSAVVFGIIVIGGLTRLTESGLSIVEWNPITGILPPITKDDWDAEWEKYKVSPEGIMMNANISRDEFKKIFYMEWGHRLAGRALGIGFVLPTVYYLARYKLPRPLPTKLLLIGLGIGFQGVLGWWMVKSGLDEQIITDNSVPRVSQYRLAAHYSAAVALYLGMLSTAIGIQRDMKLAKNTAIISALNVPAVKKFRGLIHLSGMMVALTAVTGAFVAGLDAGLVYNEFPMMGDGLVPPKDELFDQRYARSGSDKIWRNMLENPVTAQFDHRVLATTTFTILCTLPFAARRLAFPAARRLAALTTAAAVTQVTLGISTLLYLVPIPLASMHQTGSVVLLTCIMALGGALRKPSKMIRYMRRG, from the exons ATGCTCGCCACATCTCTCAGGCGGGCTATCCAGACGAGCATAAGAGCAGAGCTCTCAAATGTCCCTATAGCTTCCCGTCCTTTCTCTACCGCTTCCCCTGCTTTCACTCGCCCAACCCCGCGCCCAATCCGACTTCCTTACTTTACTCCTTGCACTcgctcttcattcttcttcccctcacACACATTCAAATTCCCCCGATCATTATCGACTGCTGTACCTAAGAAGCAGGTTCACTCTGATATCCCTAAATCATTGCCATACTGGCTTTACGGCTGCTCAGCGGTAGTCTTCGGTATCATCGTGATCGGGGGTCTTACGAGATTGACCGAATCAGGTCTCAGTATTGTGGAATGGAACCCTATTACTGGCATATTACCACCTATAACTAAAGACGACTGGGATGCGGAATGGGAAAAGTACAAAGTATCACCCGAGGGTATCATGATGAACGCAAACATATCCAGGGATGAGTTTAAAAAGATCTTTTACATGGAATGGGGTCATCGTCTTGCTGGGCGAGCTCTTGGCATTGG CTTCGTTCTTCCCACGGTCTATTACCTTGCGCGATACAAGCTTCCCCGTCCTCTGCCTACCAAGCTTCTCCTCATCGGTCTCGGTATTGGGTTCCAAGGCGTTCTTGGCTGGTGGATGGTGAAATCTGGTCTCGACGAGCAAATTATTACCGACAACTCTGTTCCCCGTGTCTCTCAATACCGTCTGGCTGCGCACTATAGTGCTGCCGTCGCACTCTATCTTGGTATGCTCTCAACTGCTATCGGTATTCAGCGCGACATGAAGCTCGCCAAAAACACTGCTATCATTTCTGCGCTCAACGTCCCCGCTGTTAAGAAGTTTAGAGGGTTAATCCACCTTTCCGGTATGATGGTCGCCCTTACCGCTGTCACTGGTGCTTTCGTGGCTGGTCTTGATGCTGGTTTGGTCTATAACGAGTTCCCCATGATGGGCGATGGTTTGGTGCCCCCCAAGGATGAGCTGTTCGACCAGAGATATGCCAGGTCAGGGTCTGACAAGATTTGGAGAAATATGCTTGAGAACCCTGTTACCGCTCAGTTTGACCACCGTGTTTTG GCCACTACGACCTTTACGATCCTCTGTACTCTTCCATTCGCTGCTCGAAGATTAGCCTTCCCTGCTGCACGTCGCCTTGCTGCACTCACAACCGCTGCCGCGGTTACTCAGGTCACCCTCGGTATCAGCACTCTTCTCTATCTCGTGCCCATCCCCCTCGCTTCTATGCACCAGACTGGCAGCGTGGTTCTCTTGACTTGTATTATGGCGTTGGGAGGAGCTTTGAGGAAGCCCAGTAAAATGATCAGATATATGCGTAGAGGGTAA
- a CDS encoding eukaryotic translation initiation factor 3 subunit E, producing the protein MADYDLTQKLIPHLDRHLAIPLLNHLSDIAIYPAEQLAKAQYDLAKGTNMVNYVEQFHAQIENAEPTDFARLREEATTKYQELQEKAQPVTKVIEDPDAVAKLRSGGDKDRNLDLLRSEYQIDIDQINALYHFGQYQYSLGDYGSAGNLLYHFLILSPSYELNLSAQWGKLASNILNGEWDAALVQVRDLRETIDNPHGTSLAKPLAQLQARTWLLHWSLFVFFNLGENQGCQGLLDMFLSPAYLNTIQTSCPHLLRYLVAAAIISRRAPKPANVRSRDHVKELTRIVETEEYQYADPITSFLKDVFADFDLTQAQQRLSVAESVVRSDFFLSGFADEFVENARWLISEVICRLHRRIDIGQLSKTLNLSNEEGEKWIVNLIRDSRMGVEAKIDLKENMLHITRPHATPTATLIETTRGLAFRSQAIQFAMQSSVGEPRERGERGNKGGRGRPRTQEVAA; encoded by the exons ATGGCCGATTACGACCTTACACAG AAACTCATCCCTCACCTCGACCGACACCTTGCTAtccctctcctcaaccACCTCTCAGACATTGCAATCTACCCTGCCGAACAACTCGCCAAAGCTCA ATATGATCTTGCCAAAGGCACCAACATGGTCAACTACGTTGAACAATTTCACGCTCAGATTGAAAATGCCGAACCTACCGACTTCGCTAGActgagagaagaggctACTACAAAGTACCAAGAGTTGCAGGAGAAGGCTCAGCCCGTGACGAAGGTCATCGAGGATCCGGATGCGGTGGCCAAGTTGAGGAGCGGTGGTGACAAGGACAGAAATTTGGACTTGCTGAGATCAGAGTATCAG ATTGACATTGACCAAATCAACGCCCTTTACCACTTTGGTCAATACCAATACTCCCTCGGTGACTATGGCTCTGCTGGGAACCTCCTCTACCActtcctcattctctctccctcttacGAGCTTAATCTCTCTGCCCAATGGGGTAAACTCGCCTCCAACATCCTCAATGGTGAATGGGACGCTGCTTTGGTGCAAGTCCGAGACCTCCGCGAAACCATCGACAACCCTCACGGTACCTCTCTTGCCAAGCCTCTCGCTCAGCTCCAAGCCCGAACATGGTTGCTTCACTGGTCTCTGTTTGTGTTTTTCAATCTCGGAGAAAACCAGGGCTGCCAGGGTTTGCTCGACATGTTCCTTTCCCCCGCCTATCTTAACACCATCCAAACCTCTTGCCCACACCTCCTCCGATACCTTGTTGCCGccgccatcatctctcgcCGAGCTCCCAAACCAGCCAACGTCCGCTCTCGAGACCACGTCAAGGAGCTCACCCGTATCGTCGAGACGGAAGAGTACCAGTACGCCGACCCCATCACCAGCTTCCTCAAGGATGTGTTTGCCGACTTTGATCTTACCCAGGCTCAACAACGATTGTCAGTCGCCGAGTCCGTTGTTCGTTCAGACTTTTTCTTGTCGGGCTTTGCAGATGAATTTGTGGAGAACGCGAGGTGGTTGATTTCTGAGGTTATCTGCCGTTTACATCGAAGGATTGATATAGGACAGTTGTCCAAGACCCTCAACTTATccaatgaagaaggagagaagtgGATAGTCAACCTTATCAGGGACTCTAGGATGGGTGTTGAGGCCAAGATCGACCTCAAGGAG AACATGCTTCACATCACACGGCCCCACGCTACCCCAACCGCCACCCTTATCGAAACTACCCGTGGTCTTGCATTCCGATCTCAAGCAATTCAGTTCGCTATGCAGAGCAGCGTCGGGGAGCCCCGAGAGCGAGGGGAGCGAGGAAACAagggaggacgaggaaggcCCAGGACTCAGGAAGTTGCGGCTTAG
- a CDS encoding cytoplasmic protein, whose product MPPQSVLVIGASRGLGLALVKHYSSVIHPSNIFATVRGSAPSDIFPKGVRVIESVDCSKEDCGQKVVDGLQGAAVDLVAYVAGVLKPESIENLSWKDELMMYTVCSIAPVFVVKSLLFASSLSPSAKIIFLTSEAGSITLRTESEGGGAFGHHGSKAAANMVGHLLSYDLKERGIPIAMIHPGFLKTDMTKNAGMEEFYDKMGAITPEEASKPLTDFVEKLDMRMTGKFWAPLGARGIGNAEEVLGKEVLDKPGPLEIPW is encoded by the exons ATGCCT CCCCAATCAGTCCTCGTAATCGGGGCCTCTCGTGGTCTTGGCCTGGCTCTTGTCAAGCATTATTCTTCAGTCATACACCCCTCCAATATCTTCGCTACTGTTCGCGGATCCGCCCCTTCTGACATTTTTCCCAAGGGTGTCAGGGTCATTGAAAGTGTAGATTGCTCCAAAGAGGACTGTGGCCAGAAGGTGGTAGATGGGCTGCAGGGAGCTGCCGTCGATCTTGTTGCCTATGTTGCTGGTGTTCTAAAACCGGAG TCGATTGAGAATCTTAGCTGGAAAGACGAATTAATGATGTATACTGTCTGCTCTATTGCACCTGTATTTGTCGTCAAATCGCT CCTTTTCGCCTCCTCTCTGTCGCCCAGCGCCAAGATCATCTTTTTGACTTCTGAGGCTGGATCTATAACATTACGAACCGAATCAGAGGGCGGCGGAGCTTTCGGACACCATGGCAGCAAGGCTGCTGCCAATATGGTCGGACATCTATTGAGCTACGACCTCAAAGAGAGAGGCATTCCCATAGCCATGATCCAT CCTGGTTTCTTGAAGACCG ACATGACCAAGAACGCTGGTATGGAAGAGTTCTACGACAAGATGGGAGCTATCACCCCTGAAGAAGCTTCCAAGCCTTTGACCGATTTTGTTGAAAAACTCGATATGAGGATGACTGGAAAGTTTTGGGCTCCGC TTGGTGCGAGAGGCATTGGAAATGCTGAAGAGGTCCTTGGGAAGGAGGTGTTGGACAAGCCTGGACCATTGGAAATTCCTTGGTAA
- a CDS encoding inositol polyphosphate-5-phosphatase F, whose translation MAQTTSLPPRFTVPPLPPHIYRRLTLIVHDDGVVLSPDNGQSVLIHWGVKGKVEPVDGDEQGELIIGGVLGIARLWDAAYLFVFLPRPGTALFLPHDDDEPPHEHEVFSLGDIHAMPLTQEGAASSLKRMLAIQVSRQPKTKTKWSLTLPITGAGTTGVEEDHLSSSDASSDETPEADETPIPPKSRQWRKFMPKLRKKQDASATPEPPKRQELEEKIVRQIIREFGAGFFFSYDFDLTHTLQHKRQVVSQRTATGAALSDLIQKDNTLFPPSQSSVFQSPINPPLEEDFIEPDIQVPLWRRVDKRFFWNEWLMKDFIDLGLHSYVLPMMQGWVQSATFSIPIPPNPLQPDVSLGTVPVDLVVISRRSKDRAGLRYQRRGIDDNGHVANMVETEMIVRAKVEGKSSLFSFTQVRGSIPLRWSQSPYSMKPPPVLNEPVDKTYAVANLHFNDLTSRYGPITIINLSEQEGKEAVVTNGYQELVNSLERDDLKYIGFDFHAKCHGMKWENIVELVDSLNLESMGYLWTLQGDVIREQEGAFRTNCIDCLDRTNVVQSAIARRVLNTMLMQLGLQISGPTVESIFNDIWANNGDTISLCYAHTSALKGDFVRTGKRDLSGMLHDGVSSLSRMFYGAISDFFAQAVISFLLGHRNLAVFSEFLETLTSEDASSVERLDRIRNVAIETCSARVLSDGEERIGGWILLSPDPRSVKISSELEEKILLLTRSAIYVVTFNYSLEKVVQFTRIPLPSITSIEKGAYILSTLQEASRDPKENAGFLINFSPTDESTRYSTYSLRNKAAPTTPTKKSKTTTATPSTPTPSVEHAIVNPDVTEYYAFKALPGQSGDATCAETVSQIVEQIAEACKRDDLVIEKDVVSLTEAASSTSLLAKMDYAFKRALWL comes from the exons ATGGCTCAAACAACTTCCCTACCTCCTAGGTTCACAGTaccgcctcttccaccgCATATTTATCGCCGACTTACACTAATCGTtcatgatgatggagtCGTCCTCTCTCCAGACAACGGCCAGAGCGTTTTGATCCACTGGGGAGTCAAGGGCAAGGTGGAACCTGTTGATGGTGACGAGCAAGGAGAGTTAATAATTGGTGGAGTATTGGGTATAGCAAGGCTATGGGATG CGGCCTATCTGTTTGTCTTCTTACCCCGTCCCGGGACAGCTttgttccttcctcatgacgatgacgagccTCCACACGAACATGAAGTATTCTCCCTGGGTGATATACATGCAATGCCACTCACTCAAGAAGgtgctgcttcttctctcaagcGTATGCTAGCCATCCAGGTTTCCCGTCAACCCAAAACGAAAACAAAGTGGAGCTTGACACTGCCCATAACAGGTGCTGGTACCACAGGCGTAGAGGAAGATCATCTGTCCAGCTCTGATGCCTCATCTGACGAGACCCCTGAAGCCGATGAAACCCCTATACCCCCCAAATCTCGACAATGGAGAAAATTTATGCCAAAACTCcgaaagaagcaagatGCATCGGCTACGCCTGAACCTCCAAAGAGgcaagagctggaagaaaagatcgTGCGCCAAATCATCAGGGAATTTGGGGcaggcttcttcttcagctaCGACTTTGATCTTACCCATACCCTGCAACACAAACGGCAAGTCGTCTCACAGCGAACAGCTACAGGCGCAGCTCTTAGCGACCTCATACAAAAGGACAATACTCTTTTTCCACCGTCTCAATCCAGTGTCTTCCAGTCGCCTATTAATCCACCCCTAGAAGAGGACTTTATCGAGCCAGACATCCAGGTACCCTTATGGAGAAGAGTCGATAAGCGTTTCTTTTGGAACGAATGGCTCATGAAAGATTTCATCGACCTCGGACTGCATTCATACGTCTTACCAATGATGCAAGGATGGGTCCAATCAGCGACTTTTAGTATTCCTATCCCCCCCAATCCTTTACAGCCCGATGTTTCACTTGGGACTGTACCTGTCGACCTTGTTGTTATATCGAGAAGGAGTAAAGATCGTGCTGGACTCAGGtatcaaagaagaggaatcGATGATAATGGACATGTGGCAAACATGGTGGAGACCGAAATGATTGTCCGGGCGAAG GTTGAGGGAAAGTCCTCTCTATTTAGTTTCACTCAAGTCAGAGGATCTATCCCGTTGCGCTGGTCTCAAAGCCCGTACTCAATGAAACCGCCCCCTGTGCTCAATGAGCCCGTTGACAAGACATACGCCGTTGCCAACTTACATTTCAATGATTTGACCTCTCGCTACGGACCCATT ACAATCATAAACTTGTCTGAacaagagggaaaagaagcagttGTGACTAACGGCTACCAAGAGCTTGTCAACAGCCTCGAAAGAGATGATCTCAAGTACATTGGATTCGATTTCCATGCGAAATGTCACGGGATGAAATGGGAGAACATCGTCGAGCTCGTTGACTCTCTCAACTTGGAGTCTATGGGTTATCTTTGGACTTTGCAAGGAGATGTGATTCGAGAGCAAGAGGGTGCTTTCAGGACTAA TTGTATTGACTGTCTTGATCGAACGAACGTCGTCCAGTCTGCAATCGCCCGTCGAGTCCTTAACACGATGCTCATGCAACTTGGCCTCCAGATCAGTGGTCCCACTGTGGAAAGCATTTTCAACGACATCTGGGCTAATAATGGTGACACTATCAGTCTTTGCTATGCGCATACTTCGGCACTGAAAGGAGATTTCGTGAGGACAGGGAAGCGAGACCTTTCGGGCATG CTTCATGACGGTGTCAGCTCGCTCAGTAGAATGTTCTACGGCGCTATCTCCGATTTCTTCGCACAAGCTGTCATATCCTTCCTACTTGGTCACCGAAACTTGGCAGTCTTCAGTGAGTTTTTGGAGACCCTCACAAGCGAGGATGCCTCTAGTGTAGAGAGATTGGATAGGATCAGGAACGTTGCTA TTGAAACTTGCTCCGCTAGGGTCTTGAGCgatggcgaagaaagaATTGGTGGATGGATATTACTTTCGCCTGATCCAAGGAGCGTCAAAATAAGCTCTgagttggaggagaagattctACTCCTG ACACGAAGCGCCATCTACGTGGTCACCTTCAATTACTCTCTTGAAAAGGTCGTGCAGTTTACCCGCATCCCCTTACCATCCATCACATCTATTGAAAAGGGAGCATATATTTTATCAACGTTGCAAGAAGCAAGTCGGGATCCCAAAGAA AATGCCGgtttcctcatcaacttctCACCCACCGACGAGTCTACCCGTTACAGTACATACTCCCTCCGCAACAAGGCTGCTCCCACAACTCCAACTAAGAAGTCAAAGACAACAACCGCTACACCCTCAACACCCACACCTTCTGTCGAACATGCCATCGTCAACCCTGATGTTACTGAATATTACGCATTCAAGGCTCTTCCAGGACAGTCAGGTGATGCGACTTGCGCAGAGACTGTGAGCCAAATAGTGGAGCAAATCGCCGAAGCATGTAAACGGGACGACTTAGTGATCGAAAAGGACGTTGTTAG CCTTACAGAAGCCGCATCTTCGACGTCTTTGCTTGCAAAAATGGATTACGCCTTCAAGAGGGCATTGTGGTTGTAA
- a CDS encoding chromatin structure-remodeling complex subunit RSC1/2 produces the protein MDATSNVETRAHPLSSTSRRLSNIFQELPDREEFPDYYKAIPEPECLDHIARIQIPKHSSSNSILSFLTQNIESSTVHSDAIRLEQQIFQDWSAKAEAQVFSHKNPYHNSQVKPGRKRARGSSALLTKSATPGPLTEVQRLSPIVEPIPIPTLAKLPSAPAIPSSIPTPTSASLNRPALSPPSHRSRPTASPSITLTLNQAYSTGQSTTVSDRTRMAPRDADQAIIAARDATLPKWEGPKEVLPGNPAPGGIPGSGWFGEGTADYERNIGGPEQWSHKIREVLRAVEGYRDYSGQRLAEVLDILPEVVDIPYLSFNHPLSFARINAIADASRYPSLRDFDMDMVRLFEKARRWFHDGSEEYGRVLVLQRLYNALTSIYPLQLPPSGIPEPSSIAFASIPAGPGNARSMHEATQELRAGAAEEQVGYGITTFRVGTKDRVFTEEARHKGMAYRLDDPTRPIIGQIFKTFVPTKGKQTHHASICWYYRPEQTGQFCDHPIEDIIERISVQFYVKYIRGRPREGEFYPGWPVYYNIVRIKNWNSCIPEELRQTDFMSIIPFERVIEARMVPSPLSQGVQGPGFFGEPKKILGGSAAQDDDDDDDEDKGRRRGRSSVHSAAHTPAPQNQPRVQPPAAVYRASPAVAPPPQPQAAPVVVPAPQLPIAQPVLVQQPIRTFAALMGGQQALDQVAHRETLPAETGESIVVQGLHP, from the exons ATGGATGCCACTTCTAATGTCGAGACGCGTGCTCATCCACTCTCCTCAACTAGCCGTAGGCTTTCTAACATATTCCAAGAGCTTCCAGACAGGGAGGAATTTCCAGATTATTATAAAGCTATACCGGAGCCCGAGTGTTTAGACCATATTGCT CGTATCCAAATCCCGAAACATTCTTCAAGCAACTCCATCTTGTCTTTCTTAACGCAAAACATT GAGAGCTCTACCGTCCACAGCGACGCCATCCGACTCGAGCAGCAGATCTTTCAGGACTGGTCAGCAAAAGCAGAAGCGCAGGTGTTTTCCCACAAGAATCCATATCACAACAGTCAAGTCAAACCAGGAAGGAAGCGTGCTCGAGGGTCCTCAGCGCTCCTGACAAAGTCCGCAACGCCAGGCCCATTAACGGAGGTGCAACGTCTTAGCCCTATTGTCGAGCCCATTCCTATCCCGACCCTCGCAAAACTCCCATCCGCTCCTGCTATCCCATCGTCCATTCCGACACCTACATCTGCGTCCCTCAACAGACCGGCACTTTCCCCCCCATCTCATCGAAGCCGCCCAACAGCATCTCCTAGTATTACCCTAACTCTCAATCAAGCCTACTCGACTGGCCAGTCAACCACCGTGTCAGATCGAACGAGGATGGCACCACGAGATGCTGATCAGGCCATCATCGCCGCTAGAGACGCGACACTGCCAAAGTGGGAGGGGCCCAAAGAGGTATTACCTGGAAATCCCGCACCAGGCGGCATCCCAGGGAGCGGATGGTTTGGTGAAGGCACAGCCGATTATGAAAGAAACATTGGTGGGCCTGAGCAGTGGTCGCACAAGATAAGAGAAGTTTTGAGGGCCGTGGAAGGTTATAGAGATTATAG TGGCCAAAGACTTGCTGAGGTCCTTGACATTTTGCCCGAGGTGGTAGATATCCCGTACCTCTCATTTAAT catcctctttcctttgcacGGATCAATGCCATCGCAGACGCATCACGCTATCCGAGCTTGCGAGATTTTGACATGGACATGGTGCGACTCTTTGAAAAGGCCAGACGATGGTTCCATGACGGATCAGAAGAGTACGGTCGGGTGCTCGTGCTGCAAAGACTTTACAATGCCCTTACTTCCATctatcctcttcaacttcccCCTTCTGGCATCCCAGAACCTTCTTCAATAGCCTTTGcttccattcctgctgGTCCAGGAAACGCTCGTTCAATGCACGAGGCGACACAAGAACTCAGGGCTGGGGCAGCCGAGGAACAAGTCGGGTATGGCATTACCACTTTCAGAGTTGGCACCAAAGATAGAGTGTTCACAGAGGAAGCTAGGCATAAAGGGATGGCGTACAGACTTG ATGACCCTACAAGACCAATCATCGGCCAGATCTTCAAGACTTTTGTTCCTACAAAGGGGAAGCAAACGCATCATGCTTCAATTTGCTGGTATTACCGACCTGAACAA ACCGGACAATTCTGTGACCATCCTATTGAGGACATAATAGAAAGAATTTCAGTTCAATTCTACGTCAAGTACATTCGTGGGCGGCCTAGAGAAGGGGAATTCTATCCGGGATGGCCTGTTT ATTACAACATTGTTAGAATCAAAAACTGGAATAGCTGTATCCCTGAA GAACTCCGACAAACTGACTTCATGTCAATCATCCCGTTTGAGCGTGTCATAGAAGCTCGCATGGTGCCTTCACCATTATCGCAAGGAGTTCAAGGTCCAGGATTCTTCGGCGAACCAAAGAAGATCCTTGGCGGTAGTGCCGCGcaggatgatgacgacgatgacgatgaagacaagggaaggagaaggggaaggtcCTCTGTACATTCTGCCGCTCATACACCCGCGCCTCAAAACCAGCCACGAGTGCAGCCCCCTGCTGCTGTGTATCGTGCTTCGCCGGCTGTAGCACCGCCTCCACAACCACAGGCAGCTCCAGTAGTCGTGCCAGCACCACAGTTGCCTATAGCACAGCCTGTTCTGGTGCAACAACCCATCAGGACGTTCGCAGCTCTCATGGGTGGACAGCAGGCTCTGGACCAGGTCGCCCATCGAGAGACGCTTCCCGCAGAAACAGGCGAGTCAATAGTAGTGCAGGGCCTCCATCCGTAA
- a CDS encoding chorismate mutase — MMNFTTGANTSELLSLDRIRSQLIRLEDTIIFLLIERAQFAYNRKIYEAGAFKDEIEFDGSWLGWFLYETETFHGPTLYKACDLRLRCLLQLTLLNSPDEHPFTPLDRLPQPILKPQKFPTLLYQPAATHPSVNVNSRILQFYVEHIVPGITGAGKGKTESEDDGNYGSSATRDVEVLQALSRRIHFGMFVSESKFLSAPHDFIPHILASPPNTEALAGLITKPAVEAKLLVRLANKARIYGCEMDADGRLIEVPDEEMGARGKIDLASVVSMYKDWVIPLTKDVEVDYLIHRLDGVPQSQIDEWMKGKSQ; from the exons ATGATGAACTTCACTACGGGAGCAAACACTTCAGAACTTCTTTCTCTAGATCGCATCAGGTCACAGCTTATTCGGCTCGAGGacaccatcatcttct TGCTTATCGAGCGAGCTCAGTTCGCGTATAACAGGAAAATTTACGAGGCCGGGGCATTCAAAGATGAAATAGAGTTTGACGGGAGCTGGCTTGGATGGTTCTTGTACGAGACCGAGACTTTCCATG GCCCGACGCTTTACAAGGCATGTGATCTCAGACTTCGATGTCTACTCCAGCTAACCTTGCTAAATAGCCCCGATGAACATCCTTTCACCCCACTGGACAGGCTTCCGCAGCCTATCCTCAAACCTCAAAAATTCCCCACTCTATTGTATCAACCCGCTGCTACACACCCTTCCGTAAATGTCAACTCAAGGATCCTTCAGTTCTACGTGGAACATATTGTTCCCGGTATCACTGGTGCAGGCAAGGGGAAGACTGAAtccgaggatgatggtaaCTACGGCAGTTCAGCCACTCGAGATGTTGAGGTATTGCAGGCTTTGAGCCGAAGGATACACTTCG GTATGTTTGTTTCTGAGAGTAAATTCCTCTCCGCACCTCATGACTTCATCCCACATATCCTCGCCTCTCCTCCAAACACCGAAGCTTTGGCAGGTCTCATTACCAAACCAGCTGTGGAAGCAAAGTTGCTTGTCCGATTGGCTAACAAGGCAAGGATTTATGGGTGTGAGATGGACGCGGACGGTCGATTAATCGAGGTTCCTGACGAGGAGATGGGTGCTAGAGGGAAGATTGATCTGGCCTCGGTGGTGAGCATGTACAAGGACTGGGTCATCCCTCTTACCAAGGATGTTGAA GTGGACTATCTTATTCACCGTTTGGACGGTGTCCCTCAGTCTCAAATTGATGAATggatgaagggcaagagtCAGTAG